AGGGCCCGCTCGAGCCCGACTACCTGGAGTTGTCGGCGTTCCTGCGAACCAGGCTGCCCGACTACATGATTCCGTCGGCCTACATGGTGCTCGACCGGCTGCCGCGTGGTCTCACGGGCAAGCTCGACCGGGCCAAGCTGCCCAAGATCGCCCCGGCCGCGCCGCCGGTGTACGTCGCGCCGAGCACCGAGCTGGAGCGCGTCGTCGCCGAGGTGTGGGCGCAGGTGCTCGACCGGGAGGTCGGCCTGGGGCAGAACTTCTTCGATCTGGGCGGGCATTCGCTCGCGGTGGCTCGGGTGCGCGGCCTGCTGGAGCGGCGGCTCGGCATCGAACTGGCGATGACCGACCTGTTCGCCGCGCCGACCGTCGACGGACTCGCGAAAACCCTGGCCGGTCGGGCGAGCGCGCCGGAAGAGGGGGACCGCGGGCTCGACCGGCGCGCGGCCGCGGCGCGCCGGCGGGCACACCGCCAGAGCGCGGGGTCGCCCCCGCCGCACCTGTCCGACGACGAGAGCGGGGAGCCGCGATGACGCACGACGACAACGATTTCCGGATCGCCGTGATCGGCATGGCCTGCCGCTTCCCGGGGGCCGACACGGTCACCGAGTACTGGCGCAACCTGTGCGAGGGCCGCGAATCGGTGCGCCCGCTCGCGCCGGAGACCATGCCCGCCGACCCGCCCGCCGGTTATGTGCACGTGGGCGCGCTGCTACCGGACGCGGACAAGTTCGACGCGGAGTTCTTCGACATGAGCCCGCGGGAAGTCCAGCTGACCGACCCGCAGCAGCGCTTGTTCCTGCTGTGCGCGTGGGAAGCCTTGGAGGACAGCGGCCGCCTCGCCACCGAGAACCCCGGCTCCGTCGGTGTTTTCGCGGGCGCGGGCCTGAGCACCTATCTGCTGCGCAATCTGGCCGGGCACGCGAGCCTGTTCCAGACCCCGAGTTCGCAACTGCACGCCCTGCACGGCAACGCCTCGGACTACCTGGCCACCAAGGTCTCCTACAAGCTCAACCTGACCGGACCGAGTTTCGCGGTGCAGACCGCGTGCTCCACCTCGCTGGTTGCGATTCACCAGGCGGCGCAAGCCCTGCTGGACTTCCAGTGCGATGTAGCGCTGGCCGGCGGTGCGAGCGTGCAGGTGCCGCAGCAGGCCGGCTACATCTACGAGGAGGGCTCGATCCTCTCCCCGGACGGGCACTGCCGGGCGTTCGACGCCGACGCCGGCGGCACCGTATTCGGTTCCGGCGTAGGCGTCGTCGTGCTCAAACGGCTAGCCGACGCGCTCGCCGACGGCGACCGGGTGCACGCCGTGCTCCTCGGTTCCGCGGTGAACAACGACGGCGCCGACAAGATCGGCTACACGGCGCCGGGCATCGCGGGCCAGCGGGCCGTCGTCCGAGAGGCATTGTCGGCGGCCGGGATCGGCGCCGACACCATCGGCTACGTCGAAGCGCACGGTACCGGAACGAAACTGGGCGACCCGATCGAGATCGCGGCGCTGAGCGCCGCCTATCGCGAGCACACGGCAGCCACGCAGTACTGCGCGCTGGGTTCGGTGAAAACCAATGTCGGCCACTTGAATTCCGCGGGCGGCGTCGCCGGTTTCATCAAAGCGGTGCTCACGGTGCGCGACGGCCGCATTCCGGCCAGCCTGCACTACACCAGGCCGAATCCCGAGATCGACTTCGCGTCCGGCCCGTTCTACGTGAACACCGAGCTGAAAGAGTGGTCCGCCGAGGTGCGCCGGGCCGGGGTGAGCGCGTTCGGTATCGGTGGCACCAACGCGCACGTCATCGTGGAACAGCCGCCGGTGCCCGCACCCGTCGCGGCGGCGGGCGGCCCACGCGCACTGCTGATCTCGGCACGCACGCCGCAGGACGCCGACCGGGCGGCGACGCGCCTGGCCGACCACCTCGACGACACCGACGTCGAATTGGCCGCTGTCGCACATACGTTGGCGCATCGCCGCCGCCGGTTCCCGCATCGCCGCATGGTGGTGGCGAGCACGACGGCGCAGGCGGCCACGGCGCTGCGCAAGCCCGCGGTGGGCGAGGCGGTGCCCGCACCGGCGGTGGCGTGGTTGTTCCCCGGGCAAGGGGTCGCCCTCGGCGCGGCAGTACTCGAACTCGCGGCCACCGTAGGTCCGTTCGGCAGCCGCCTGCGCGAATGCACGGAGCTGCTCCGCGCGGACGGATTCGACCTGGACGCGGCGATACGACAGGCCGAGGGCACCGAACAGACCCAGGTCGCGTTGTTCGCGGTGGAGTACGCGCTGGCCGGCATGTGGCGCGAGTTCGGCGTCGCGCCGACGGAGCTGCTGGGGCACAGCCTCGGTGAACTGGTCTGCGCCACCCTCGCCGGCGTCTTCGAACTGCCCGACGCGTTGCGCCTGATGGTCGCGCGCGGCCGGATCATGGCGGCCGCACCGCCCGGCGGGATGCTCGCGATCTCCCAGGGCGCGGACGCGGTCGCCGCACGCCTGCCGGAGGACGTGTGGCTGGCCGCGGACAATTCGGCGACCCGCTGTGTGGTCGCGGGCGCCCCCGCGGCATTGCTCCGGCTCTCGGCGGAGCTGTCCACGGAAGGCGCGGCGAGCTCGCTGCTCCCGGTCGGGCATGCCTTCCACACGCCGCTGATGGACGAAGCCGCGGCGCGTTTCGCGGAGCTGGTGCGCGGCGTACCCCGCCGGTCGCCGCGAACATCGTTCTGGTCCAACGTGACCGGCGCCCCGATCACCGCCGAGCAAGCGGTGGACCCGGCGTACTGGGCCCGGCAGATGACCAGCACGGTTCGCTTCCGCGAGGCGGCCCTCGGGCTGCTCGCCCGCAATCTGGCCACCGTCGCGCTCGAGGTGGGCCCGGGCAAATCGCTGGTTTCGTTCCTGCGCACCGCCGATCGCGGGTCGGCCACGGTCGGTACGCTCGGCGTCGGCCTCGGGGCCGGTGCGCCGGAATCGGCGATCGTCGAGGCGGCCGGTCGCCTGTGGTTGTCCGGCGTGGACGTCGACTTCGAGGCGATCTACGGTGACCGGACGCCCGCGGCGGTCGCCCTGCCCACGTATCCCTTTGCGCTGAAGCGCTATTGGGTCGATCCGCCGGAGACCGCGGCTACCCGCGTCCGCACGGTGGAGCACTCCCCGGAGCCTGCCGCCACCGACGCGAGCGATACCGCGGGTGCCGAAGAGGATGAGTTCGTCGCGGCGGTGCGGCAGCGCGTGCGCGCCGTGTGGTGTGCCGCCCTCGGCGTGGACGCGGTCGGCGTGGACGCGAATTTCTTCGAGCTGGGCGGCGATTCGCTGCTCGCGGTGCACGTCGCCACCCAGCTGCGCGCCGTCTTCCCGTTGGAACTCGCCCTGGGCGAACTGTTCGCGGGCCCGACCGTCGCGGGGATGGCCGAGACCATCGCCGCGCACCTGATGCGACGGCTGGACGAGCTGTCCGACAGCGAGGTCGAACTGCTG
This genomic stretch from Nocardia brasiliensis ATCC 700358 harbors:
- a CDS encoding type I polyketide synthase: MTHDDNDFRIAVIGMACRFPGADTVTEYWRNLCEGRESVRPLAPETMPADPPAGYVHVGALLPDADKFDAEFFDMSPREVQLTDPQQRLFLLCAWEALEDSGRLATENPGSVGVFAGAGLSTYLLRNLAGHASLFQTPSSQLHALHGNASDYLATKVSYKLNLTGPSFAVQTACSTSLVAIHQAAQALLDFQCDVALAGGASVQVPQQAGYIYEEGSILSPDGHCRAFDADAGGTVFGSGVGVVVLKRLADALADGDRVHAVLLGSAVNNDGADKIGYTAPGIAGQRAVVREALSAAGIGADTIGYVEAHGTGTKLGDPIEIAALSAAYREHTAATQYCALGSVKTNVGHLNSAGGVAGFIKAVLTVRDGRIPASLHYTRPNPEIDFASGPFYVNTELKEWSAEVRRAGVSAFGIGGTNAHVIVEQPPVPAPVAAAGGPRALLISARTPQDADRAATRLADHLDDTDVELAAVAHTLAHRRRRFPHRRMVVASTTAQAATALRKPAVGEAVPAPAVAWLFPGQGVALGAAVLELAATVGPFGSRLRECTELLRADGFDLDAAIRQAEGTEQTQVALFAVEYALAGMWREFGVAPTELLGHSLGELVCATLAGVFELPDALRLMVARGRIMAAAPPGGMLAISQGADAVAARLPEDVWLAADNSATRCVVAGAPAALLRLSAELSTEGAASSLLPVGHAFHTPLMDEAAARFAELVRGVPRRSPRTSFWSNVTGAPITAEQAVDPAYWARQMTSTVRFREAALGLLARNLATVALEVGPGKSLVSFLRTADRGSATVGTLGVGLGAGAPESAIVEAAGRLWLSGVDVDFEAIYGDRTPAAVALPTYPFALKRYWVDPPETAATRVRTVEHSPEPAATDASDTAGAEEDEFVAAVRQRVRAVWCAALGVDAVGVDANFFELGGDSLLAVHVATQLRAVFPLELALGELFAGPTVAGMAETIAAHLMRRLDELSDSEVELLLNQPGAAEERSNNA